Part of the Paenibacillus sp. JNUCC32 genome is shown below.
GCTCGCGACAATAGAACGCGCCGACGATGGCGCTGCCGTTAGGCTTCACCCGCTTGCCTTCCTTGAACTCAAACGTGGCCATGCCTTTTCCGCCGCGGCTTTGGGCCGGATAATCCAACAGCAAGCTTCGCTTGCCGTATCCAAGATCCGTGATGGTCAAAATCTCGCCTTCATCGTTCTCCACCCATAATGCCGCAACGACCTCGTCCCCGTCTCGAAGCTGGATTCCCCGAACCCCGCCGGAAACGCGTCCCATGGCATTGACTTCCTGTTCATTGAAGCGGATGCTCATCCCTTCTTTCGAGATCAACACGATATCTTTATTGCTGTCACTCATAACGACCTGGATGATGCTGTCTTCCGCAGCTACCTTCGCAGCCGCAACCGCGCCAGACCGTTTGGTTACGTACTCCTTGAGATCTGTCCGCTTCACTTGCCCTTTGCGGCTCACGAAGACAAGCGATTTGCCCGCTTCGTCAAAGTTCGAAACCGGGATGACCGATACGATATGGTCCTCTTTCGGTACCTGGATCACGTTAACGATGGCCGTACCGGCATCTTTCCACTTGTACTCCGGAACCTGATGCACCGGCAATAAGAAATATTGCCCGCGGCTCGTGAAGATCAGCAGATTCTCCAGGGTATTGACTTCAAACAACCGCGTGATGTAATCCCCTTCCTTGACGCCTGAGCTTTCCAGCTCACCGCCGCTGCGGGTGAAGGATAACATGCTGGTACGCTTGATATAGCCTTCATTCGACAAGGTTACGAGCACATCCTCGGCGTTGACAAGCACTTCAAGATTCACCTTGATCTCTTCCACTTCTTCCTGGATAACCGAACGCCGGTCGATGCCGTACTTCTCCCGAATTTCGATCAGCTCTTTGCGAATGACGCCAATCAACTTCTTATCGCTGTCGAGAATCGCACGCAAGCCCTCGATTTTCTTTGTCAGCTCGTCCAGCTCTTTTTGCAGGGAATGAATTTCAAGGTTGGTAAGACGGTATAATTGCAGCGTCAGAATCGAGTCGGCTTGTCTCTCCGTGAAACCGAACATCCATTGCAGATTGTTCTGGGCATCCTGGCGATTCTTGGAAGCCTTAATAGCCGCAATCACTTCGTCCAGTATGTTGAGCGCCTTGACGAGGCCCTCCAAGACATGTGCCCGATCCTCGGCTTTCTCCAGCTCGAACTGCGTCCGGTGGGTGACGACTTCACGCTGATGGTCGATATAGGCCGACAGCATCGCTTTAAGCCCCAGCTGCTGAGGGGTTTTGTTCACGATGGCAACCATATTGAAATTGTACGTAATCTGCAGGTCGGTTTTCTTGAACAAATAAGCCAGAATCCCGTTCGCGTCGGCATCCTTCTTCAGCTCCACGACGATGCGAAGCCCTTCCCGTCCGCTCTCGTCCCGTACCTCGGCGATGCCTTCGACTTTTTTCTCGAGACGAATGTTTTCCATCGCCGTAACCAGTCTGGACTTAACAACCTGATAAGGAATTTCCGTGATGACGATCTGCTGTTTACCACCACGGAGCGATTCGATGTCCGTCTTGGATCGCAGATAGACCCGGCCTTTGCCTGTCCGATAGGCATCCAAAATGCCTTCGCCGCCCATGATGATACCGCCGGTCGGGAAGTCCGGGCCTTTTATGAACGTCATGATCTCGTCCAGCTCGATCTCCGGCTTTTGCATGACGGCGATGCACGCATCGATCACTTCACGCAGATTGTGAGGCGGGATTTCAGTGGCGAAGCCCGCGGAAATGCCGCTAGCTCCGTTCACAAGCAGATTCGGGTACCGCGAAGGCAGCACAACCGGCTCCTTCGCCGTGTTATCAAAATTGTCCTTGAAGAGCACGGTACGCTTCTCGATATCGCGCAGCAGCTCCATGGCAATCGGCGACAGCCTGGCCTCGGTATAACGCATTGCTGCTGCCGGATCATCGTCCTGGGAACCCCAGTTTCCGTGACCGTCCACAAGCACATGTCCCATTTTCCATGGCTGGGCCATCCGAACCATGCCTTCATAAATCGATGAGTCCCCGTGCGGATGGTAGTTACCCATGACATCCCCGACGGTTTTCGCCGATTTGCGGTATGGTTTATCCGGTGTGTTACCCGAATCGTACATGGCGTACAGAATCCGACGCTGAACGGGCTTCAGGCCGTCACGAACGTCCGGGATCGCCCGGTCCTGAATTATATACTTGGAATACCGGCCAAATCGGTCACCTACAACCTCTTCCAGAAATGCCGGCAAAAATTGCTCCGATAAACTCATTCATTCACCTTCTATTCCTCAAACTCCGCGAAGTTGACATTTTCAACGATCCACCGCTTGCGGGGATCT
Proteins encoded:
- the gyrA gene encoding DNA gyrase subunit A → MSLSEQFLPAFLEEVVGDRFGRYSKYIIQDRAIPDVRDGLKPVQRRILYAMYDSGNTPDKPYRKSAKTVGDVMGNYHPHGDSSIYEGMVRMAQPWKMGHVLVDGHGNWGSQDDDPAAAMRYTEARLSPIAMELLRDIEKRTVLFKDNFDNTAKEPVVLPSRYPNLLVNGASGISAGFATEIPPHNLREVIDACIAVMQKPEIELDEIMTFIKGPDFPTGGIIMGGEGILDAYRTGKGRVYLRSKTDIESLRGGKQQIVITEIPYQVVKSRLVTAMENIRLEKKVEGIAEVRDESGREGLRIVVELKKDADANGILAYLFKKTDLQITYNFNMVAIVNKTPQQLGLKAMLSAYIDHQREVVTHRTQFELEKAEDRAHVLEGLVKALNILDEVIAAIKASKNRQDAQNNLQWMFGFTERQADSILTLQLYRLTNLEIHSLQKELDELTKKIEGLRAILDSDKKLIGVIRKELIEIREKYGIDRRSVIQEEVEEIKVNLEVLVNAEDVLVTLSNEGYIKRTSMLSFTRSGGELESSGVKEGDYITRLFEVNTLENLLIFTSRGQYFLLPVHQVPEYKWKDAGTAIVNVIQVPKEDHIVSVIPVSNFDEAGKSLVFVSRKGQVKRTDLKEYVTKRSGAVAAAKVAAEDSIIQVVMSDSNKDIVLISKEGMSIRFNEQEVNAMGRVSGGVRGIQLRDGDEVVAALWVENDEGEILTITDLGYGKRSLLLDYPAQSRGGKGMATFEFKEGKRVKPNGSAIVGAFYCREPLQINAYSEDGQAFPIHTEKVPIMERKSIGKLLADVGKNGQIVDLVSLPHAELGKEG